In Halomonas alkalicola, the following proteins share a genomic window:
- a CDS encoding EamA family transporter produces the protein MAGHVGPEWSVTIDRNGRSRWLGIRRIPGTALLTLTWYWLLRHGDLGRLSLFFYAVPAVGFGFSWVLYAEPITRQELGGIMLILLSIAAIFSEEWQAGQD, from the coding sequence ATGGCCGGTCACGTTGGCCCGGAATGGTCGGTCACGATAGATCGGAACGGGCGGTCACGATGGCTCGGAATACGCAGGATTCCCGGCACGGCCCTCCTGACACTCACCTGGTACTGGTTGCTTCGTCATGGTGATCTCGGGCGTCTGTCACTGTTTTTCTATGCGGTACCAGCCGTGGGCTTTGGATTTTCCTGGGTCCTCTATGCGGAGCCCATTACGCGGCAGGAGTTGGGTGGGATCATGCTCATTTTGTTGAGCATCGCCGCAATCTTTTCCGAAGAGTGGCAGGCAGGACAAGACTGA
- a CDS encoding DUF2933 domain-containing protein produces MKLDKHSADSGGQQPIRFWLPLGLFLAFVVYLLWAEHRVHFIQFLPFLILLACPLMHVFMHGGHGGHHGKSKNEEDQ; encoded by the coding sequence ATGAAACTCGACAAGCACTCTGCCGACTCCGGCGGCCAGCAGCCAATACGTTTCTGGCTGCCACTGGGACTTTTTCTCGCCTTCGTGGTGTATCTGCTGTGGGCTGAGCATAGGGTTCACTTTATACAGTTTCTTCCCTTTCTCATCTTGCTGGCCTGTCCGCTGATGCATGTGTTCATGCACGGCGGTCACGGTGGCCACCACGGCAAGAGCAAGAACGAGGAGGATCAGTGA
- a CDS encoding cation transporter, which translates to MKTKDHRLGVSEINLVTRHLKLEPSEEEDIRAAVADIDELYGLDSVAFDPKKRRLDLDYDASRLCLDCVEEILERHTVKISQGWWNRFKEEHYRFVDQNVKDNARQEPWSCHQTPPGGKGKR; encoded by the coding sequence ATGAAAACTAAAGATCATCGTCTAGGCGTATCCGAGATCAACCTGGTGACTCGGCACCTGAAACTTGAGCCCAGCGAGGAGGAGGACATTCGCGCTGCTGTCGCCGACATCGACGAGCTATACGGGCTGGATAGTGTTGCCTTCGACCCCAAAAAACGGAGGCTGGACCTGGATTACGACGCCTCGAGACTGTGTCTCGACTGCGTCGAGGAAATTCTGGAGAGGCACACTGTGAAAATCAGCCAGGGTTGGTGGAATCGATTCAAGGAGGAACACTATCGGTTTGTTGATCAGAACGTGAAGGACAACGCCAGACAGGAACCGTGGAGCTGTCATCAGACGCCGCCAGGTGGTAAGGGAAAACGATAA
- a CDS encoding methyltransferase family protein: MNADHSAYGLWILVVLNSAVFIFFAFSFIKPRSKTDWRSLGAFSAFVVALFVEMYGSPLTIYFLAGWLASRFPDLDPFSHESGHLLQTLLGVEGDPHFNVLHIASSIIIVVGFLILASSWRVLHQAQQHGELAMTGWYARCRHPQYAAFILIMLGFLLQWPTLLTLIMFPILVVVYVRLARREEEMAMKEFGEEYRTYMKKIPGFIPRVNPKSPAHSKGE, encoded by the coding sequence ATGAACGCGGATCACAGCGCCTATGGGCTGTGGATACTGGTCGTCCTGAACTCGGCCGTATTCATCTTTTTCGCGTTCAGCTTCATCAAGCCACGCAGTAAGACGGACTGGCGGAGCCTGGGTGCCTTCTCGGCATTCGTGGTGGCGCTGTTCGTGGAGATGTACGGGTCCCCCCTGACCATCTACTTTTTGGCCGGCTGGTTGGCCTCGCGCTTCCCCGATCTTGATCCCTTCTCTCACGAGAGCGGTCACCTTCTCCAGACTCTCCTGGGGGTTGAGGGAGACCCTCATTTCAACGTTTTGCATATCGCCAGCAGTATCATCATCGTGGTGGGGTTCCTCATTCTGGCGTCTTCCTGGCGTGTACTTCACCAAGCCCAGCAGCATGGCGAACTCGCTATGACCGGCTGGTATGCGCGCTGCCGACACCCGCAATATGCCGCCTTTATCCTGATCATGCTCGGGTTCCTGCTGCAATGGCCCACGCTGTTGACCCTCATCATGTTCCCAATCCTGGTTGTGGTCTATGTACGCCTCGCTCGCCGCGAAGAAGAGATGGCTATGAAAGAGTTTGGCGAGGAATACAGAACCTATATGAAGAAAATTCCGGGGTTTATACCCCGAGTCAATCCCAAATCCCCTGCTCATTCCAAGGGGGAATGA